A window of Fusarium musae strain F31 chromosome 1, whole genome shotgun sequence genomic DNA:
AGTGAGggagtgaatgaatgaatgagttTAGGTACCCATGAGCTTATTACCTCTTTAGGGGTCCTCGGATCGGTCTAACAAATCACCCGCCACAGAACTCTCCTTCCTCCAAGGTTGCGTTGACCGTTCAAGCCACAATTGCAAAAGGTACGTACCCCGAACTGCAAGTCCGTGAGAttcctaccttaggtacacATCATCGCTGTACCTCAGCTCCAACCAAGACCACCATTCTCAACCCTTTTTGACCTTCAGCGTCGTCGCCCAAAATGTGGTTCTTTGGCAGTTTTCTCTACGGTGACAATCCTCCTATTCTCCCTATTCAGAGCGCAGCAGCTAATCTAGATCCCAGTTTGTATTCTACTCATCAACGCCGTCGCTGTCCTTTCCGAAGATCGTTTTCTCGCGCGCAGTACGAATTTCTCCCTCTCTGCTCGAGCGAGTCTATATAGCCCCGCGAATTTCATATCTGACCTCATCTCCCAGTCAATCTCTCTCCCGCTTCTTACGACCCTGCGTTCGGCACTGGGCCCGATGCCAgcgtcaaagccaagatcatcaatctcatcgcGAGTGTCCGAACCATCATGAGGAGTACGTCCAATGCACAAACTCACAACCGCGCAAACATAACGAGCTACTACTGCGCCTTTTGCAACACTAGGAACTAACGTAGCAACAGTGCCACTTATCTTTGTCAATTCCGTCATCATCCTTTATGAGCTCATACTTGGTTGATTAGCGGAGTGGCCACATACATGGCGCAGCTGTAAAAAGAGGACACGGTAGACTTTTCTAGGCATCAATGGAGTCCGGCTAATCTTGGAACTGGAGTTTTTGTCGTTGATATGAATTACGGGAGGCCATGCGTGGGAGTACTACTCTTTGATATGAATACGATATGGAACGAGGCGTGACGAGATGCGGAACCCTCTTCATGATATAGTAGTGAATGTAATCTTATTGCGTACGTGTAATGCTGAATTGAACATGCACATAATGTTTCGGACGTCATCTCCTCAGTTCGCTCATAGGCGTCTTATCTCATTCGAAATATACCAAATAGCTAAATGTATAAGGGCCTGTCTGAACCCAAGAGGGCTTCCGAACAGGACCTCCAAACACCCACGTATAATACAACTGCCACGCTATGGGTGGCCTTGTTCGGCTCTCGGTCAACATTTATCGACCAAGCAACCCCGTTCGAGCAGTAATAACCAAGCTTGCCTTCTGCtccatgcatgcatgttCCATCTTCTACTTGGTACCTTCTGTAATTAGGCCTTCTTGCCTTCACATAATGCAGGCTATGGCAAACCTGTTTTCCCTGAGACTAAGGACAACAAAATGCCAGAGACCCGAATGCTGAATGCTTTTGAGGAACACCGTCGCCTTATTATGCTCTTATCTCATGCAGTGAGTGCTTCATTCCAAGCGCATGGGTATCCTGCCATCCACTAACACCCCCTGGCCACAAAGATGCAATATATTTCAAGTTTCCTCTTCCCATATGTAGACGTGATAGGTACGTGCATGCATGTTGGAATTACGAAAGTAAATTCGTGCTCTTTTTACGTCCCAAGCTGAAGCTTAGGCgatccttgagcttgtcgtgTTTATCGCCTGCATCGCCGTTAGGCGTATCAGGCGTTTGCCCAGCCGATTTGTCTTTGTGGAAAAGCGAGAAACTTCTCCTCGACATAGACTTGCTGCCGCGTTTGGTTCGGTCGAGTATTCCATTGCTCTGAGGTGTTccgttttctttctttcttgcttcctcttcttgtgcTGCAGACTTCTTGCTAGCCTCCAGCACTTTGGCTAGTTCATCGTTCTCATTTCGTCGTGCCTGTATTGCTTTGTAGTTGTCTTCTCTTCgtctcttctcgtcaaccttggcctGTCTCTCTCGCTCCTTTTCCGCAAGTTTCTcggccttctcagcagcttcgcgctccttcttctctcgttTCTTGTCCTCTTTCGacttgacttcttctttctgCGTAGTGACACGAGTCAGGCCATttgttgcagctgcagcgGCTGCTGGGGGCGAAGGATCCGGGTGGGGAGCTGAAGGCATGGCTGGTGCCGTACTGGCATGGGCAAGATTTGCCATCGACTCGTGATGCGTCAGGGGCGACATGGGCTGCGTTGCTTGCCGTCTTAGAGGTGCCGTATCTGATTTTTCCCCGTTCTCCTGAGCCAGATTGGCTGCTTCGCTAGCGAGTTTTACCTCCTCCATGCCCtccttttcttgctcttctcgcaCTTTCTCGAATGTTGTTTCCTGGTAGAACAAAACGTACGCGGTTGCCATCCCTGGCTTGTCACCGAAGAAGTTGCGGACAAAATTCTTGTCCACCGGCTCAACCATCTCGTCGTCAAATAGGATCCATCCCCTGCCCGGCaccttgatgatggacaCGTAGTGACCATGGTAGGCATTACCACCGATGTGGACCACTACCGCATACAGCTCATAGAGGCGATCCGGGTCTTCGGCATTATCTGTCGTGTTGAACATCCGCAAGTGATATGGATATACGACCCTGTGAAAGAGCTTTTGCAAGCGACTGTAATCTTCGGTATACTTGAACCGCTTCAAGTGGAGCGTCAAGATCTTGGGTAACCGCTTCACCTTCATTCGCTTCTCGGCCTCCTGAAGGCCACCACAATGGTCGCAATGGAACTTGTTTCTCTCACAGAGCATCTCCTCGGCTGAAAACTTCCTTAAGCAAGATGTCACTGATGAATGCTCTTCCAAATCAATGGACAAATCAAGAAATGTCTCATCGCGCTGAGAAGCAGTCTCGCAAGTCAAGCACTTGGTTTCTGATGTGAGAACGCCCTCAAAAATGTCATGGACCCATCCTGTTGCTGGGGAACTTGACCCAGCTACATGGTTTACCATGGCAGATCCAAGAGCGTGTCCCACTGAAGTTGCCAGGCCATCAATGCCGTCAGCTGGTGCCTGCAACTGCATCTGGCGAGCTGTGCTCTCAACGCTGTTGATGACATCATTCAGCACCAAGCCATAAAACTCATGAGCGTCCTGGTGCATTGAGTTTCGAAACATCTCATTGTCGCGCTTGAATATCTCGAGGAATCGTTGGGGACTGAGGACTCCTGTGTGGGTGTTGCTTTCCAGCAACGCCAGGAAAATGTCCTTGAGTCCAGTAAACGTGCATTCATTCATGCCATAAGAAGTGGCATTCTCTCGTGCCAATTCCAGGATAGGCCCTTTGATCATGGCTTGTTTCTTCTTGTATTCGGGCGTATCAGGTTTGTCTTCAGGTCGAACGCCAACCTGTCCAGGCAACTGTTGATTCATGGCCTGTCGTTGCTTGATCACCTGCGATGTACTTAGGCCCTTTTGTTTCGGCAGGGTCTCGACAGGGTCAGTGGGTGGAGGTCTGATAGTGATGGGAACCTTTGGTCGGCTGCCGTTTGTCTCCGAGGGCATGATCGGGGGGTAATTGACAACGTTGTTCCTGAAGGATTCGGAATAAAACAGAGCCTGAACGATCGAGTTACAGTAGCTACACAAAAAGTCAGCATCGTAATTTGGCTGTATGATGCCTCACCCAATTCGCACCATGTGTTCCCAAACTATTTTCACGTTAGCCTAGTTCTTGCGGTGGTAACgtatcgacgatgatgaaaaaTAACAATAACTCGGGCAGGAGTAGGTAGGGCTCGACGTACATTTTCGAGGCCGAAAAAGCGATCGACGCCGTCGTCTCGAAGGGGCGCTGCATTCTGGAGCATCTTCTCGAGCGGCGTGAGGTCGAGCACGggctcttccttcttcttcgcgaCAACATCTTGCTTGCTGGGTGTAGTGGTCGTGGCCTGTGAACCGAAAGCGAGAGGGATTTTGTCAGTCATGAGAAGTAATCTTGGCGCAACTTAGAGTGAGCGAGAGGAGATGGGGTTGGGACAGTCCAGGGCAGTGGAACAGGGAGCGAGTCCAAGACATACAGTGCCAGAACCCTTTATTTTGTTGAAAAAGCCGGCCATGGCGATGTCGTGATCTCTTCAGTTGGAGCAAAGTAATTCAGTCGGAAAGCCGTTGATGGGTAAGCCGATCGAGGGACGTTATCAAGGCCGACCCGCACGCAACAGctgcgcagcagcagcagcactcAGCGAAGACGATCGCAATTGGGACAAGTGACCATTCGCGAATGGCTTCGTATCTTCTAAAATGACCAAAGAGTCGCGCAAGACGGGAAAATTGAGAAATCGCAAGCCAAGTCGGTTTTAGAGTTGCCGAGTGAGCGAGGACGGATTATGGCGCTGGTGTTGGCTGCTGGGCGTCCTGGGGAAAGCGAGGCGTGGGTATGTGGCGTGGATGCGATAGCGCCGGAGGGAACTACTTGCGGTGATCTAAAAGCCGAGCcggagaaaagagacaatCAATGGTCTTGGCTAGAGAGAATCAGATATAGGTCGTTACGAAGCGAATTCAAAGGCACTTTGAGATGGATGCAAAAGAGAGGTGTCAAGTTGCTAAAGCTGCAAGAGAGAAAAGGCAAGCAAGACAGCTACCAACTGCAGGTAGACTGActgactaccttacctaccgaCCTTTGGTAGAACCACAGGCGCAGTCGAGGCAGGTAGGGATGAAGGGTGGCGGGAGGATGTCCTAGTACAGGAGAGGTCGAGTCTGGGGGAAGTAATAGTGGAGGAGGAGTGACCTTGACCCAGGCTGCCAGGTCAggttcaagaaggagaaggatggaTCAGTGGCCTCGTGGTTGGATGGTGCCGTGCCCCAACATGGTAGGTGCTGTAAACTTGTGAAGTCCTACCTAGACTACTAACTTATGTTATCGATATTTTGGCTGAGGTATGTGCCTCTGCAGGATTTCACTTTTCAACGGCGTCGGACCATGTATAACATGAACAGTACATAACGGTCTCCTGGGCAAaagaagtcatgatgagatTAGAGCCTAAACAAGCCGCCTATCGGTACGTACAGAACCCGTTGACAAAGCCCACCCGGATATTTCCTCTTTGGCGCACAATTATTTGACAATGGTTGGATTGAGTGATCGATACCTCCAGCAACCTTCTACAGCCGGAACTGTTGCCGTCTCGACTCTCCTCTCCTGCATCGAGCTACGAAAAGGGCCCAGCTCGCGCAAACCCCAGTTTGCCTAGACCACCGGAGCCCCCAAATGGCCCCCCCCAACTCACTAGGCCGTCATGATGGTGCCTCGCGTGTGGGTCCCCCAGAAAATACCATCCCAGAATCAGAACTAGAAACGGAGCGCGTTAACTCGATTGCTGTGTCCTGGTTAAATCATAAGGCAGGTAGAGACAGACACCGCTCTCGGGGTTTCAGGAGGTGCTTGTCCGAAGAGCTGGTAGCTTACCGCTGCCAAGTGCTTTTGATCACATAAGATGACATCTACGCCTTTGCTCTCTAAAGTGGCTAAACGACATCATTGTTGAGGAGGGTCCTGCTCGAGTTTACCTTTACTGGGGTCCAAGGTCTGGCTGATGATTAAACGTGGTGTGGACGGTTGATAGACGCCAGACAGTGGCCCCATGTCTGGGATCCATTGACTGTTACGGTAGAGCCAAACGCTACCACTAAGAAATAATGACATGGATATGGAGTTTAGAACAAGCTTCGGATTGACTAATGTGAGATATCGAAACGAATATGAGTGAGAGTTGGATAATGAGCccaatatataaaaagtgcCAGGACGGACAGGTTCCTTCAAGGAAGGTACAAAAGGGAATTGCTTCAATGGATTTGAGTTGATAGCCCCAATGGAAGCTGCGATCCAAGTTCTGGTCTGTCTAACCCTTTTCTTTGACTGGATGTAGAATTCGTCAGGCTGGTCCTTAAGGTTCCATCGGAGGAGCATCGACCTTGTCTCCTGCATCCCCTCCCGTCCAATCTTTGAAATCGTTAACGGCAAGACCGATGCAAATGATAGTTACCTGCTTCTAAATCAGCAAATAAACTTCTTCCACGATGACTACAGAAAGCGAaaattcttcatcttcttcccatcTGACATCGATGGTCAACATCTAAGCAGCCCACGTCGGCATCGATCACCGAAAACTCCGTCGCACATGTTCCCGATACGCTCTGCACTAACATTTTACCCCAACGGCTTTTGTGATTCGAGAACACTGTTACGATTCGAGGGGATATAATAGCACAGGTACGAAAAATGTGTTAACTACCTTTAGCCGCAACCGACGACCAGTTCTAAACTCTAGCGTGTGTATTCGAGTCTCAACATGTTAACGTCAATCTTATTAGCACCAACTTACACTGTTGCTGCAGATGCGGTAAATAACGAACAGCGCCACAACTCTTCGGCTACAAAGCCCCCCCGCCAGGATAACCTGCTAAACCCTTGGTACCACGAGAGATCGTTGCCCTTTCATTAGTATCACTTTTAGCCGACCCGAAGACGACGACTCTCAGTTTCTGACTGGAGGCTGAAAATGGTAGACTAGAGCTTTCAGCACTCTGCCACAACCGGACACCCAGGGAGACTAGCTACCGCCAAGCCGGATACATTTCTTGGATTATGTGTTTGCTGACTGAAGTAACATTCGCCTCATTGGAATATCCTTGGCCAACCCTCTAGGTTGGACGCCATCCGATATGTCTGTCTTGTTCCTGAGGTGGGCTGGGCTAACTAGTTAGACTGCGATCCCCCCTCCAAGATGTCAAGTCTAGGTGGTCTTGGATTCCTGGCACAGCATTTCCGTTTGGTGGAAAtgtttgtcttgtctgtAAAGATGTCTAATCATGCAAAGCTACGCGCTCTTTATTTGGAGCGTTAATCACAGGCGCTCCCTCTTGTCATTCTCCATGAACAGAGCAAAAAGCGAGGCAAGACCAGATTTACTCCCTCGTCAAACCCCTGCTCCTTGGCATTGTTAAAACAGATATGGAAGCTGACTGACAAATGATTAGTTCTCTGGCTCCTCTGGGTTCCAACACGTTTGTCATCTATGAGAAGAATTTCAGCATTGAACATGGCTACTAAATACAGCTTCATTGTGTTTTTGATCCGATCAACTCCACCATGAGTATTCCATAAGTCATCGACATTGATGCTCACCAACCGAAGGCAACCCCTCATTCGAAGCGTTAGTTTGACTCGGATTGTGGGGTTGCCATGCTGCACATCCCCCGTACCCACCCTGCAACTGAACTGTCACCAATCACTAGATCACTCGTTCACAACCGCGGTGACGGTATCCTATCAGTTTGGTCTACCTCCCATCCTGATCGCCATCAGTCGGCCCGTTACTGTTATTATGCCTTCTTATGCTTTGAATAGGCACAGACACTGGAAATAGCAAAACAGCAAATGATCTCCTGACTGtaaccatccaatccatggGACATGACAGCTTGTGTTGGCAGGTTGGCTAGGAACTTAGGTACGGACCTATAGTCCTTATTTATCCAGGGATATCCGGTTTACTCACGTGCGCCGGTCCCGGAAATGTTGCTGACTGTTGTTAGCTGTCTTGGATATTGGCTCATCTCACCGCTGTTGGTTGACTGACTGATTGGTAACTAGAACAATCAAACCCTCGGCATACCATCTTTTCCGACCCCCGAGGAGTTTCGTTTAAATGGATATTCTTCTCCAGTTTACATCAATCGTTGAAGCCAGTGTTGCCAGTTCATCCTGACTGTGTCAGTTCCTCAATGCTGATCCAATATTTTAGGTAGCAGTGAGGGGATATAGAATATCGGCGAACCATTGCTAGGCCTATGGCCAGTGATGATGCCACCCAAACTGCACCTGCACCAAGGGGAGAAGTGTTCTGGAACAAGCGTCAGTTCCACTAGCTCTCTGTAGTTTCGTAACCAGCCACGCATCACATTGCATCAACGCACGCAAACCGCGCCGTTCCCCACGGTGTCCACCCATCTCGATCATGTACCATGACGGCATTATATGTGCTTGTTTGGGCAAAGTCCTCGATCCGCTCCAGCACCTAGACTACTGAGTAATACCTCTCACTGAAACACCGATGTTGAATGCAGCCAATGTCAAATAAAGTTGTCAAGCGCTGGATTTGATATAAGTGTTGATTTCATGGCATTAGTGTTAAACATCCATCCTTCTAAACTGAAGTATTGCATTAGTGCGTTGTAAGTTATCAGACCTTCAACCGGAGATGGAATGCCGGTATTACACCAGACCCTCTTTTGTCAGCTCGCTCATGTTTCCATACAATCATCAACCAAAAATGTGAGCAGCACAGCCGGTCTTCGTTTATGTACAGATCACATAGCAGAGGATGAGTAACGTAGAAACCCCCGAATTCACGTCCCTTGGCGATTATCACTTTGCCTGGCTGCAAACTTTAATGTGTTCTTCAGATCGCCCATGCAAGAAACTAACGGATTGGCGTGCAAATCTCACGGATCGGATCGGATTAAGCGTAGCATGCTTCCGTCAACACTATACATACTTACTGTGCATAGTTGCTCAAGACCCAAGTCATATTCAGACAAGGATGGCTGCTGATAAGCTGCGTGCTCCCAGGGTCCAGGCAGGCTGTTCCACATAGATCCGATCATCCCGATGGTAAATATCACTCAGTCTGTTGCTTGGGATCCAGCACTCTCGTAGGAATGGTTTGTTTATTGGCCTATCAACATTGTCTCTCCCAATCCACTTGAACGAACAGAAAACGAATGCCCACCAAAAAGTCCCTGACAACTATGGCGCAAGCGACTCGTATGCATTGGCAAGGGGAGCCGGTATAGCCTACTCCTGCTTCTGGACTGGGGGTGGAGCACCGCCAGTGGTAGGAAGACCCATAAAGATCTTGAAGTAGTCCTTCATGCGTCGTTAGTAAACAAGCCCGAAGGAATATCCAGCCGCTATCGAGATTGCGCAGGAGTACTTACATAGATCATCCACTGAAGTCCGGTCAGAGTACCGATCATGACAATTCTTACGGGGAGACCATTCCATAGGCCACCGAAACCAATGTCCTTGTATATTCTGCTCATGGCACTGCCGAAAGCCTCACCAGGTTGGCGGTTGGAATTCAACTTGCTGACCATAACATCGGCAGGGTGGGAGACGATGGCGCATAAGATACCGGCCAGGTAACCACCAGTAAAGGAGACACCAGTCTGTGCAGCCTTGCTATAGTCACTCTTTTGCCCGGGCAGACGATCGTAGATCATCTCAACAATGGTTTCAAACGAGGCAAACTTCATCATTGTATAGGGGATCTGGCGACCCCATAGCGGATATAGGCCTTTGTATAGGCCAGCGACACCTTCCTTGCCTGTGATGGCGCTGATACCTTGAACTGTCCCGGTGTAGGGGTTAGGGATCGAGCCTTGCATACGGACCTTGACGGCCTCGAAGGGGCAGAGGGCAAGATCAGCGAGGAACTcagcagaggcagaggctgcAAGATAAAGAC
This region includes:
- a CDS encoding hypothetical protein (MEROPS:MER0014642), translated to MTDKIPLAFGSQATTTTPSKQDVVAKKKEEPVLDLTPLEKMLQNAAPLRDDGVDRFFGLENALFYSESFRNNVVNYPPIMPSETNGSRPKVPITIRPPPTDPVETLPKQKGLSTSQVIKQRQAMNQQLPGQVGVRPEDKPDTPEYKKKQAMIKGPILELARENATSYGMNECTFTGLKDIFLALLESNTHTGVLSPQRFLEIFKRDNEMFRNSMHQDAHEFYGLVLNDVINSVESTARQMQLQAPADGIDGLATSVGHALGSAMVNHVAGSSSPATGWVHDIFEGVLTSETKCLTCETASQRDETFLDLSIDLEEHSSVTSCLRKFSAEEMLCERNKFHCDHCGGLQEAEKRMKVKRLPKILTLHLKRFKYTEDYSRLQKLFHRVVYPYHLRMFNTTDNAEDPDRLYELYAVVVHIGGNAYHGHYVSIIKVPGRGWILFDDEMVEPVDKNFVRNFFGDKPGMATAYVLFYQETTFEKVREEQEKEGMEEVKLASEAANLAQENGEKSDTAPLRRQATQPMSPLTHHESMANLAHASTAPAMPSAPHPDPSPPAAAAAATNGLTRVTTQKEEVKSKEDKKREKKEREAAEKAEKLAEKERERQAKVDEKRRREDNYKAIQARRNENDELAKVLEASKKSAAQEEEARKKENGTPQSNGILDRTKRGSKSMSRRSFSLFHKDKSAGQTPDTPNGDAGDKHDKLKDRLSFSLGRKKSTNLLS